A genomic segment from Flavobacterium litorale encodes:
- a CDS encoding lipopolysaccharide biosynthesis protein, translating into MTLFKNLFKQTAIYGIATVVPRMFSFLLTPLYTELLPEEEYGAVSVIFAWMVLFNVVLAYGMETAFFRFYTADDAKKVQSTATVSIFWTSLLFLAAALLGRNYLAEAATIDVRYITYTIWVLVFDALVIIPFSKLRVTGKPTFYAVVKIGNVAVNLGLNVFFLLYLPQLATANPNSVLGSIYIQGFEIGYIFISNLVASLLTFAVLAPHYFRISWHFDKKLWKKMMRYAIPVLVAGVAFAINETFDRILLEKLLPQDVAKAEVGIYSACYKLAIFMTLFATAFRLGIEPFFFSHAKNENAPQTYAIITKYFVILGSIILLTVIIFSDILKVLIIRNEGYWEGMQVVPLIIMANFFLGIYHNLSVWYKLSDRTKMGAYISIIGAIITLVLNFVLIPQYSYMGSAIATITAYGTMMIVSYLLGSKYYPIPYDLKRILAYLALSIGLSLLCFYHYRANYAVGVPILFIYIGFVYFSEKDTLHRIIKRG; encoded by the coding sequence TTGACCCTCTTTAAAAACCTTTTCAAACAAACAGCTATATACGGCATCGCTACGGTAGTACCGCGTATGTTCAGCTTTTTGCTTACGCCATTATATACCGAGTTGCTGCCCGAGGAGGAGTATGGCGCAGTATCGGTTATTTTTGCATGGATGGTACTTTTTAACGTGGTATTGGCGTACGGTATGGAAACTGCTTTTTTCAGGTTTTATACAGCAGACGATGCTAAAAAAGTACAATCTACGGCTACCGTATCCATATTCTGGACGTCATTACTGTTTTTGGCTGCTGCGCTGTTAGGTCGTAATTACCTTGCCGAAGCTGCTACGATAGATGTACGTTATATAACCTATACCATCTGGGTATTAGTTTTTGATGCGCTGGTAATTATACCTTTTTCCAAACTACGTGTTACGGGTAAACCAACGTTTTATGCCGTAGTTAAAATTGGTAATGTAGCGGTTAATTTGGGGCTAAATGTGTTCTTTTTGTTGTATTTGCCACAACTTGCAACCGCAAACCCCAATAGTGTTTTAGGCAGTATATACATACAAGGTTTTGAGATAGGGTATATATTTATATCCAATCTCGTAGCAAGCCTACTTACGTTTGCAGTGTTAGCACCGCACTATTTCCGAATATCGTGGCATTTCGATAAAAAATTGTGGAAAAAAATGATGCGCTACGCCATACCTGTATTAGTAGCAGGTGTAGCCTTTGCCATAAACGAAACATTTGACAGAATACTACTCGAAAAACTACTACCACAGGATGTTGCTAAAGCCGAAGTAGGTATTTATTCCGCCTGCTACAAGCTCGCTATTTTCATGACGCTATTTGCTACCGCATTCCGTTTGGGTATAGAGCCGTTCTTTTTCAGTCATGCAAAAAACGAGAATGCCCCTCAAACCTATGCCATAATTACCAAGTATTTTGTAATACTAGGCTCTATAATACTGTTAACTGTAATTATATTTTCGGATATACTTAAGGTGCTCATCATCCGAAACGAAGGCTATTGGGAAGGCATGCAAGTGGTACCGCTCATTATAATGGCAAATTTCTTTTTGGGCATCTACCATAACCTATCAGTGTGGTACAAACTATCAGACCGTACTAAAATGGGCGCCTACATCTCTATAATAGGTGCTATAATTACATTAGTGCTCAACTTCGTACTCATACCGCAATACAGTTATATGGGGTCGGCAATAGCCACCATAACTGCCTATGGCACCATGATGATTGTGTCGTACCTATTGGGCAGCAAATACTATCCCATTCCGTACGATTTAAAACGAATACTAGCCTATTTGGCACTATCCATTGGGTTATCCCTACTCTGCTTTTACCACTACCGCGCTAATTATGCGGTAGGCGTACCCATACTATTTATTTACATAGGCTTTGTTTACTTTAGCGAAAAAGACACGCTACATCGTATTATAAAACGAGGGTAA
- the dut gene encoding dUTP diphosphatase — translation MTVKIINRSSHQLPSYETIASAGMDLRANLDAPVVLSPLGRAIIKTGLFIELPIGYEAQVRPRSGLAAKKGITVLNSPGTIDADYRGEIGVILVNLSNEAFTVENGERIAQLVIAKHERAEWQEVHELTETTRGEGGFGSTGVK, via the coding sequence ATGACAGTTAAAATTATAAATCGTTCGTCGCACCAGTTGCCTAGTTACGAAACGATTGCCTCGGCAGGGATGGACTTACGCGCCAACCTTGATGCGCCCGTAGTGTTAAGTCCGCTAGGCAGAGCCATTATAAAAACAGGATTATTTATAGAGTTACCCATAGGTTACGAAGCCCAAGTACGCCCCCGTAGCGGACTCGCTGCCAAAAAAGGAATTACCGTACTAAACAGCCCAGGCACAATTGATGCCGACTACAGGGGCGAAATAGGCGTAATTTTAGTAAATTTATCAAACGAAGCCTTTACCGTAGAAAATGGCGAGCGCATAGCCCAACTGGTTATTGCCAAACACGAACGCGCTGAGTGGCAGGAAGTACACGAACTTACTGAGACCACACGTGGCGAAGGCGGTTTTGGTAGTACGGGAGTAAAATAA
- a CDS encoding sugar phosphate nucleotidyltransferase — translation MKIIVPMAGRGSRLRPHTLTVPKPLIPIAGKPIVHRLVEDIAGVINQEIDEIAFIIHRSFGTQVEKDLVAIAEKLGARGTICYQDEPLGTGHAIMCAKESMSGPIVVAYADTLFRADFTLDTTADSVIWVKQVDDPSAFGVVQLNDNKEIVDFVEKPKEFVSDLAIIGIYYFKSGETLRSELQYLLDNNIVKGGEYQLTDALENMKQKGMKFVPGKVDEWMDCGNKNVTVDTNNRMLNFLHADGHNMLAESAVVENSEIIQPCYIGENVVLKNATVGPNVSLGDNTTVENTTIKNSLVQTNSAIKNATLDNAMIGNNARFNGNFTAISIGDYSVLE, via the coding sequence ATGAAAATTATTGTCCCCATGGCAGGTCGTGGTTCGCGTTTACGCCCACACACCCTAACAGTACCCAAACCATTAATACCTATTGCAGGTAAGCCCATTGTACACCGCTTGGTAGAAGATATAGCAGGTGTAATTAATCAGGAGATAGATGAAATAGCCTTTATTATTCACAGAAGTTTTGGTACGCAGGTAGAAAAAGACCTTGTAGCCATAGCCGAAAAATTAGGCGCCAGAGGCACAATATGCTACCAAGACGAACCCTTAGGAACGGGGCATGCCATTATGTGTGCTAAAGAATCGATGAGCGGACCTATAGTAGTTGCGTATGCCGATACACTATTTCGTGCTGATTTTACGTTAGATACTACAGCCGATAGTGTAATTTGGGTAAAACAGGTTGACGACCCAAGTGCTTTTGGTGTAGTACAGCTTAATGATAATAAAGAAATAGTCGATTTTGTAGAGAAGCCAAAAGAGTTCGTATCCGATCTTGCTATAATAGGCATTTACTACTTTAAAAGTGGCGAAACACTACGTAGCGAGTTACAATACCTTTTAGATAATAACATTGTAAAAGGTGGCGAATACCAGCTTACCGATGCTTTAGAGAACATGAAGCAAAAGGGCATGAAGTTTGTTCCGGGTAAAGTAGATGAGTGGATGGACTGCGGTAACAAAAACGTAACTGTAGATACCAATAACAGAATGCTTAACTTCCTGCATGCCGACGGTCATAATATGTTAGCCGAATCGGCAGTAGTAGAAAATAGCGAAATTATACAGCCATGTTACATTGGCGAAAACGTAGTGCTAAAAAATGCTACCGTAGGTCCAAACGTATCGTTAGGCGACAACACTACCGTAGAAAATACTACTATTAAAAACAGTTTGGTGCAAACCAATTCGGCAATTAAAAATGCCACGCTTGATAATGCTATGATAGGCAACAATGCACGTTTTAACGGTAATTTTACCGCAATTAGCATTGGCGACTATTCGGTTTTAGAATAA
- a CDS encoding tetratricopeptide repeat protein, which yields MNIRILFSGLTLSGLLLCPVITQAQQQEPDEIVLAQNEFEDNFYEAIKQKGIENYDKALQALQACIAINPNEPAIYNEVGINQLALKNFPEAEKAFLKATQLDPENRWYWQGLYDVYYAVQDWNKAITIVQKLTKWRKEFYEEDLVSLYMYTSQYDKAIALIDALDASVGESHKREMYKAQIMQNERYSKPKKEVLEAAIKKNPKEESNYLELIYLYSESNQEEKAEEVAKKLEKEIPDSDWAQVSLFKFHLNNNEGDKASKSLFRVLESNKIDRKIKHRAFNEFLIFVNNNPQFNDDLATAADYFEDDEFVNVPKEVGKFFFSKNDYTRAIAYFKKSLANNSDDIEAIELLLYAYNGSNQNEVLLKEAENYLDLYPTHARLYYLAGLACNNLGTFKKAKDWLEMGIDFVVEDTELEAGFNTELGRAYEGLGDTKQKESYFGKAERLLKSKKTR from the coding sequence ATGAACATAAGAATTCTTTTTAGCGGATTAACGCTTTCTGGTTTGTTGCTGTGCCCCGTAATTACACAAGCACAGCAACAAGAGCCAGACGAAATTGTATTGGCACAAAACGAGTTTGAAGACAATTTTTACGAAGCCATAAAGCAAAAAGGAATTGAGAATTACGATAAAGCCCTACAAGCCCTACAAGCCTGTATTGCAATAAACCCCAATGAGCCTGCCATATACAACGAGGTAGGTATAAACCAACTAGCACTTAAAAATTTTCCTGAAGCCGAAAAAGCATTTTTAAAAGCTACTCAGCTCGATCCCGAAAACCGCTGGTACTGGCAAGGCTTATACGATGTGTACTACGCCGTGCAGGACTGGAATAAAGCCATAACCATAGTACAAAAACTTACCAAATGGCGCAAAGAGTTTTACGAGGAAGATTTAGTATCGTTATACATGTACACCAGCCAGTACGATAAAGCCATAGCGCTTATAGATGCATTGGATGCTAGTGTTGGCGAATCGCACAAGCGCGAAATGTACAAAGCGCAAATTATGCAAAACGAACGCTACAGTAAACCTAAAAAAGAAGTACTAGAAGCTGCCATAAAGAAAAATCCGAAAGAAGAATCTAATTACTTAGAGCTTATCTACCTTTATTCGGAGAGCAACCAAGAAGAAAAAGCGGAAGAGGTAGCTAAAAAACTCGAAAAAGAAATTCCCGATTCCGATTGGGCACAAGTAAGCCTTTTCAAGTTCCATCTTAATAATAACGAAGGCGATAAAGCATCAAAATCGTTATTCAGAGTATTAGAAAGCAATAAAATAGATCGTAAAATAAAACATCGTGCATTTAACGAGTTTTTAATTTTTGTGAATAACAATCCACAATTTAATGATGACTTGGCTACGGCAGCCGATTATTTTGAGGACGATGAGTTTGTAAATGTACCCAAAGAGGTAGGAAAATTCTTTTTTAGCAAAAACGATTATACACGTGCTATAGCCTATTTTAAAAAGAGCCTTGCTAACAATTCAGACGATATTGAGGCGATAGAGCTATTATTATACGCTTACAATGGGAGCAACCAAAATGAAGTACTCCTAAAAGAAGCCGAAAACTATTTGGATTTATACCCTACCCATGCAAGGCTGTATTACCTTGCAGGTTTAGCCTGTAATAATTTAGGCACCTTTAAAAAGGCAAAAGATTGGCTGGAAATGGGTATTGACTTTGTGGTTGAAGATACCGAGCTCGAAGCAGGTTTTAATACCGAATTGGGCAGAGCCTACGAAGGGCTTGGCGATACAAAACAAAAAGAATCGTATTTTGGTAAAGCGGAAAGATTGCTAAAATCGAAAAAAACAAGATGA
- a CDS encoding DUF4292 domain-containing protein → MRKITAFLLTVTVLLLASCKSKQQAILAEKRATKPKTTAQIIQGHYTNKKDFKTLYIRAGVRYSDKNTSQKLSADIRIKKDEKILVSLKFLGITMAKGLITPEGVSYYEKLNNTYFQGNYAMLSRWLGADLDYNKVQNLILGKALYNLNEGNYKSGIKDDLYVLGDTTGGITKLFMFEGGNFLLKKEVIAQGGMDARSLDIQYPSHSQYPNAVLPAAIKVMAEQNDKVTIDIEYNTVTFDEDFSFPYSVPVGFEQIFLD, encoded by the coding sequence ATGAGAAAAATAACCGCTTTTTTGCTAACAGTAACTGTATTGCTGTTGGCGTCCTGTAAATCCAAACAACAGGCTATACTTGCCGAAAAGCGTGCTACCAAGCCAAAAACAACCGCCCAAATAATACAAGGGCATTACACTAATAAAAAGGATTTTAAAACGCTGTACATACGTGCAGGCGTACGCTATAGCGATAAAAACACATCGCAAAAACTATCGGCAGATATACGTATTAAAAAAGACGAAAAAATACTGGTAAGCCTAAAGTTTTTGGGCATTACTATGGCAAAAGGGCTTATTACCCCCGAGGGTGTTAGCTATTACGAAAAACTAAACAATACCTATTTTCAGGGTAATTATGCTATGCTTAGCCGTTGGCTAGGTGCCGATTTGGATTATAATAAAGTACAAAACCTTATTTTAGGTAAAGCACTATACAACCTTAACGAGGGTAATTATAAATCGGGTATTAAAGACGATTTGTATGTACTGGGCGATACTACAGGAGGCATCACTAAACTATTTATGTTTGAAGGAGGTAATTTCCTCCTTAAAAAAGAAGTTATAGCACAAGGGGGTATGGATGCCCGTAGTTTAGATATACAATACCCCTCGCACAGCCAGTACCCTAATGCGGTATTGCCCGCAGCCATAAAAGTAATGGCAGAACAAAATGATAAGGTTACTATAGATATTGAGTACAATACTGTTACCTTTGATGAAGATTTTTCGTTTCCGTACAGCGTACCTGTAGGCTTCGAGCAGATTTTTCTTGATTAA